The following coding sequences are from one Rathayibacter sp. VKM Ac-2760 window:
- the ddaH gene encoding dimethylargininase, protein MTDTAVLATAPTRTAVSKTVLMCRPEHFTVVYRINPWMDPQVPTDTALAVRQWQTLYDTYVGLGFDVQLIEPEAGLPDMVYAANGGFVIDGIAYGASFTYPERQPEGPAYMDWFRGAGFDVREPAEVNEGEGDFLLVGERILAGTGFRSASDSHAEVARIFGREVVTLELVNPSFYHLDTAIAVLDDTNIAYLPSAFSEEGNRVLRELYPDAILVSEEDASVLGLNSFSDGLNVVIASRAAGFERQLRERGYHPIGVDLSELLLGGGGVKCCTLELRR, encoded by the coding sequence ATGACCGACACCGCCGTGCTCGCCACCGCCCCGACCCGTACCGCCGTCTCGAAGACGGTCCTGATGTGCCGCCCCGAGCACTTCACCGTCGTCTACCGCATCAACCCGTGGATGGACCCGCAGGTCCCCACCGACACCGCCCTCGCCGTGCGCCAGTGGCAGACGCTCTACGACACCTACGTCGGGCTGGGCTTCGACGTGCAGCTGATCGAGCCCGAGGCCGGGCTGCCCGACATGGTCTACGCCGCGAACGGCGGCTTCGTCATCGACGGCATCGCCTACGGCGCCTCCTTCACCTATCCGGAGCGCCAGCCCGAGGGCCCGGCCTACATGGACTGGTTCCGCGGCGCCGGCTTCGACGTGCGCGAGCCCGCCGAGGTCAACGAGGGCGAGGGCGACTTCCTCCTCGTCGGCGAGCGGATCCTCGCCGGCACCGGCTTCCGCTCCGCCTCGGACTCGCACGCCGAGGTCGCCCGGATCTTCGGCCGCGAGGTCGTCACCCTCGAGCTGGTGAACCCGTCGTTCTACCACCTCGACACCGCGATCGCCGTGCTCGACGACACGAACATCGCCTACCTGCCGAGCGCGTTCAGCGAGGAGGGCAACCGCGTCCTGCGCGAGCTCTACCCCGACGCGATCCTCGTCTCGGAGGAGGACGCGTCCGTCCTCGGGCTCAACTCCTTCTCCGACGGCCTCAACGTCGTCATCGCCTCGCGCGCCGCCGGCTTCGAGCGCCAGCTGCGCGAGCGCGGCTACCACCCGATCGGCGTCGACCTGTCCGAGCTGCTGCTCGGCGGCGGCGGCGTGAAGTGCTGCACGCTCGAGCTGCGGCGCTGA
- a CDS encoding helix-turn-helix transcriptional regulator translates to MIDREGLATFLRRRREALQPEDVGLGRGPRRRTAGLRREEAAALCHMSTDYYARLERGTGPQPSEQMIASIAQGLHLSLGERDHVFRLAGHRPPARGSAGEHIGPGLLRILDRLQDTPAEIITELGETLRQSPLGAALLGDASLRTGLERSLGYRWFTDPASRAAYPEEDRAELSRVFVAGLREVATLRGPGSRAAELVEVVAGRSEEFRTLWAAHEAGLRPPATKRFLHPSVGLLELECQTLLDPEQSHRLLVYTAVPGSESAGKLELLAVVGARG, encoded by the coding sequence GTGATCGATCGCGAGGGCCTGGCCACGTTCCTCCGACGCCGCCGCGAGGCGCTGCAGCCCGAGGACGTGGGGCTCGGCCGAGGTCCGCGCCGCCGCACCGCGGGCCTGCGCCGCGAGGAGGCGGCCGCGCTCTGCCACATGTCGACCGACTACTACGCGCGGCTCGAGCGCGGCACCGGGCCGCAGCCGTCGGAGCAGATGATCGCGTCGATCGCGCAGGGACTGCACCTCTCGCTCGGCGAGCGCGACCACGTCTTCCGGCTCGCCGGCCACCGGCCACCCGCCCGGGGCAGTGCCGGCGAGCACATCGGGCCGGGGCTGCTGCGCATCCTGGACCGGCTGCAGGACACGCCCGCCGAGATCATCACCGAGCTGGGCGAGACGCTCCGGCAGTCGCCGCTCGGCGCGGCGCTGCTGGGCGACGCGTCGCTCCGCACCGGGCTCGAGCGCAGCCTCGGCTACCGCTGGTTCACCGACCCCGCGTCCCGCGCGGCGTATCCGGAGGAGGACCGCGCCGAGCTCTCGCGGGTGTTCGTCGCGGGGCTGCGCGAGGTCGCGACCCTTCGCGGTCCCGGCTCGCGGGCGGCCGAGCTGGTCGAGGTGGTCGCGGGGCGGAGCGAGGAGTTCCGGACGCTGTGGGCCGCGCACGAGGCGGGGCTGCGGCCGCCGGCGACGAAGCGGTTCCTGCATCCGTCGGTGGGGCTGCTGGAGCTGGAGTGCCAGACGCTGCTCGACCCGGAGCAGTCGCACCGGCTGCTCGTCTACACGGCGGTCCCGGGGAGCGAGAGCGCGGGGAAGCTGGAGCTGCTCGCGGTGGTCGGGGCGCGGGGCTGA
- a CDS encoding SDR family oxidoreductase — translation MTRSIPIPDQTGRLAVVTGASDGIGRVIASRLAAAGAELILPVRSAAKGEAAAAAIRATTPGAVVSTRPLDLSSLRSVSALTDALLAEGRPLDLLVNNAGVMQPPQRQLTADGFELQFGTNHLGHVALTLGLLPLLRNGRVVHQTSVAARSGAIDWDDLDGERRYDAMRSYAQSKIAVALFALELDARSRAAGWGVTSTLAHPGISPTNLLAAQPGLGRQRAVRGRGLIELLARVGVAGTVESAAQPALLAATAPEGGGFYGPTRVIGGPAARRTPWAPMRRPKDARRLWDVSEQLVGSRFPA, via the coding sequence ATGACCCGCAGCATCCCGATCCCCGACCAGACCGGACGGCTCGCCGTCGTCACCGGCGCGAGCGACGGCATCGGCCGCGTGATCGCCTCCCGGCTCGCCGCGGCGGGGGCCGAGCTGATCCTGCCCGTGCGCTCGGCCGCGAAGGGCGAGGCGGCCGCCGCTGCGATCCGGGCAACGACCCCCGGCGCCGTCGTGAGCACGCGCCCGCTTGATCTCTCCTCGCTCCGCTCGGTCTCCGCACTGACCGACGCGCTGCTCGCCGAGGGGCGCCCGCTCGACCTGCTCGTCAACAACGCCGGCGTGATGCAGCCGCCCCAGCGGCAGCTCACCGCCGACGGCTTCGAGCTGCAGTTCGGCACCAACCACCTCGGCCACGTCGCGCTGACGCTCGGCCTGCTGCCGCTGCTCCGGAACGGCCGCGTGGTGCACCAGACCAGCGTCGCCGCGCGCAGCGGCGCGATCGACTGGGACGACCTCGACGGCGAGCGCCGCTACGACGCGATGCGCTCGTACGCGCAGTCGAAGATCGCCGTCGCCCTGTTCGCCCTCGAGCTCGACGCCCGGAGCCGCGCGGCCGGCTGGGGAGTGACGAGCACTCTCGCGCACCCCGGGATCTCGCCGACGAACCTCCTCGCGGCGCAGCCGGGCCTCGGCCGCCAGAGGGCGGTGCGCGGTCGCGGACTGATCGAGCTGCTGGCGCGCGTGGGCGTCGCCGGCACGGTCGAGAGCGCGGCGCAGCCGGCCCTGCTCGCCGCGACCGCGCCCGAGGGCGGCGGCTTCTACGGCCCGACCCGCGTGATCGGCGGCCCGGCCGCGCGCCGGACGCCGTGGGCGCCGATGCGCCGCCCGAAGGACGCCCGCCGGCTCTGGGACGTGTCCGAGCAGCTGGTCGGCAGCCGCTTCCCAGCGTGA
- a CDS encoding cell wall-binding repeat-containing protein: MTPRRRPSALSLSLSTLAVGALAVTGLVAGPASAAMAADGAISGSVTAPAVAGSHRFVVQAWDVGDDPQDAELVASTETTLGSGARGDYSLTGLENGSYVVRVVEKPAGSGVPTVADQFWRSTDWVGDSTRVDVAGGPVTAVDFTPEAWSFSSIRLSGSDRYATSAATTASVDPGVPVLYVASGGGWADALSAGPAAAVQGGALLLTDPDALFPVTRAEIQRLAPKKVVVVGSELTVSAAVYQQIDAVAGTVVRIGGTDRYDTSRLLVADAFPARSADEVFLATGNNFPDALSVAPVAGRLGEPVLLVDGAQDSLDAAGRAAISRLDPTTAVVIGQEPSISAGIQADLTSSRVVEQTERLGGESRYATSRLINEAYAPAELTDTTYLASGEGFADALSGATAAAANGSPISLSRPTCVPAETVDSLKRLHLDYATVLGSELTLSAAVGRVASC; the protein is encoded by the coding sequence GTGACTCCTCGCCGTCGGCCCTCAGCGCTCTCGCTCTCCCTGTCCACGCTCGCGGTAGGCGCCCTCGCCGTCACGGGCCTCGTCGCGGGGCCGGCCTCCGCGGCGATGGCCGCCGACGGCGCGATCAGCGGCTCCGTCACGGCGCCCGCCGTCGCCGGCTCGCACCGCTTCGTGGTGCAGGCCTGGGACGTCGGCGACGACCCGCAGGACGCTGAGCTCGTCGCCTCGACCGAGACGACCCTCGGGTCCGGCGCCCGGGGCGACTACTCCCTCACGGGCCTCGAGAACGGCTCGTACGTCGTCCGCGTCGTCGAGAAGCCGGCCGGCAGCGGCGTCCCCACCGTCGCCGACCAGTTCTGGAGGAGCACCGACTGGGTGGGCGACTCGACGAGGGTCGACGTCGCCGGCGGGCCCGTCACGGCCGTCGACTTCACTCCCGAGGCGTGGTCGTTCTCCTCGATCCGCCTCTCGGGCAGCGACCGCTACGCCACCTCCGCCGCCACCACGGCGTCCGTCGACCCCGGCGTGCCGGTGCTCTACGTCGCCAGCGGCGGCGGCTGGGCCGATGCGCTCAGCGCCGGACCCGCCGCCGCGGTCCAGGGCGGCGCGCTGCTGCTGACCGACCCGGACGCGCTCTTCCCGGTCACGCGGGCCGAGATCCAGCGCCTCGCCCCGAAGAAGGTCGTCGTGGTCGGCAGCGAGCTGACCGTCTCCGCCGCCGTCTACCAGCAGATCGACGCCGTCGCCGGCACCGTCGTGCGGATCGGCGGCACCGACCGCTACGACACCTCGCGCCTGCTCGTCGCGGACGCGTTCCCCGCCCGCTCGGCCGACGAGGTCTTCCTCGCCACCGGCAACAACTTCCCGGACGCGCTCTCGGTCGCGCCGGTCGCCGGGCGCCTCGGCGAGCCCGTGCTGCTGGTCGACGGGGCGCAGGACTCCCTCGACGCGGCCGGCCGCGCCGCGATCTCCCGCCTCGACCCCACGACCGCCGTCGTGATCGGACAGGAGCCGTCGATCTCCGCCGGAATCCAGGCCGACCTGACCTCGTCCCGCGTCGTCGAGCAGACGGAGCGCCTCGGCGGCGAGAGCCGCTACGCCACCAGCCGACTGATCAACGAGGCCTACGCTCCGGCCGAGCTCACGGACACCACCTACCTCGCCTCGGGCGAGGGCTTCGCCGACGCGCTGTCCGGAGCGACGGCCGCCGCCGCGAACGGCTCGCCGATCTCCCTCAGCCGGCCCACCTGCGTCCCGGCCGAGACGGTCGACTCGCTGAAGCGCCTGCACCTCGACTACGCGACCGTCCTGGGCAGCGAGCTCACGCTCTCCGCCGCGGTCGGCCGCGTCGCGTCCTGCTGA
- a CDS encoding cell wall-binding repeat-containing protein has product MTPRRRRPLAPLTALGVSAVLLTGLAAGPAQAQEEAPLGSATRSATTDAFDRALSNAKTQRDDVAVDPAAEIVLSGTIALEDTDAAHPAPAGAAYRLRVEDGAGTEIRTIATEAAFSLTLPGDEAYYLLASVDGDDTWYPTWLGDTPIDVEADGVGESRADLAISLPRATAASGTVTAAAVTGVSTTDFVVQPYWYERASQAYYPFDEVRTSGLPGTPDAWTTAEKALPAGEWVFRLAESQYPSYDDQYFPKQPRLTSAAIVPVPAAGRTDVDFIPTAFASETGRLEGSDRYATAVAVTRAYFGDDLPVLYIASGENWPDALSAGPAAAKQDGALLLTDPSELPDVVAAEIKRLTPKKIIVVGSSLSVSDAVYERIAAFGAPTTRIAGSDRYDTSRKIVEDAFPEADYDTVFLATGGNFPDALSVAPIAGRLDQPVLLVDGAEPVLDAPTRAALDRLDAGRGQLLGGTTTISAGVEADLRASALTDTVNRIAGSDRHDTSRLLNAAYPPSPLTDTAYLATATGFADALAVGPAAAKVGSPLYLSEPNCVPLDTRKALQSQSLDRVFLLGSRLTLSAEVKDLRTC; this is encoded by the coding sequence GTGACTCCTCGCCGCCGTCGGCCGCTCGCTCCTCTCACCGCACTCGGCGTCTCCGCCGTCCTGCTCACCGGCCTCGCCGCCGGTCCGGCGCAGGCGCAGGAGGAGGCACCCCTCGGCTCGGCGACGCGGAGCGCGACCACCGACGCCTTCGACCGCGCGCTGTCGAACGCGAAGACGCAGCGCGACGACGTCGCCGTCGACCCGGCCGCCGAGATCGTCCTCTCCGGCACCATCGCGCTCGAGGACACCGACGCGGCCCACCCCGCCCCGGCCGGCGCCGCCTACCGCCTCCGCGTCGAGGACGGCGCGGGCACCGAGATCCGCACGATCGCCACCGAGGCCGCCTTCTCGCTCACCCTCCCCGGCGACGAGGCCTACTACCTCCTCGCCTCGGTCGACGGAGACGACACCTGGTACCCGACCTGGCTCGGCGACACCCCGATCGATGTCGAGGCGGACGGCGTCGGCGAGTCGCGGGCCGACCTCGCGATCAGCCTGCCCCGCGCGACCGCCGCCTCCGGCACCGTCACCGCCGCCGCGGTCACGGGCGTCTCGACCACCGACTTCGTGGTGCAGCCCTACTGGTACGAGCGCGCGTCCCAGGCCTACTACCCGTTCGACGAGGTCCGCACCTCCGGTCTCCCGGGCACGCCCGACGCCTGGACCACCGCGGAGAAGGCCCTCCCCGCCGGCGAGTGGGTCTTCCGCCTCGCCGAGTCGCAGTACCCCTCCTACGACGACCAGTACTTCCCGAAGCAGCCCCGCCTGACCAGCGCGGCGATCGTCCCCGTCCCCGCCGCCGGCCGCACCGACGTCGACTTCATCCCGACCGCCTTCGCCTCCGAGACCGGGCGGCTGGAGGGAAGCGACCGCTACGCCACCGCCGTCGCGGTGACCAGGGCCTACTTCGGCGACGACCTGCCCGTCCTCTACATCGCCAGCGGCGAGAACTGGCCGGACGCGCTCAGCGCCGGCCCCGCGGCCGCGAAGCAGGACGGCGCCCTCCTCCTCACCGACCCGAGCGAGCTGCCGGACGTCGTCGCCGCCGAGATCAAGCGCCTCACGCCGAAGAAGATCATCGTCGTCGGCAGCTCACTGTCGGTCAGCGACGCCGTCTACGAGCGGATCGCCGCGTTCGGCGCCCCGACGACCCGGATCGCCGGCTCGGACCGCTACGACACCTCGCGCAAGATCGTCGAGGACGCGTTCCCCGAGGCCGACTACGACACCGTCTTCCTCGCCACGGGCGGGAACTTCCCCGACGCCCTGTCGGTCGCACCGATCGCCGGGCGCCTCGACCAGCCGGTGCTGCTCGTCGACGGAGCGGAGCCCGTGCTCGACGCGCCGACCCGCGCCGCCCTCGACCGCCTCGATGCCGGCCGCGGCCAGCTCCTCGGCGGCACGACCACGATCTCGGCCGGCGTCGAGGCCGACCTCAGGGCCTCCGCTCTCACCGACACCGTGAACCGCATCGCGGGCTCCGACCGGCACGACACGAGCCGCCTGCTCAACGCCGCCTACCCGCCCTCGCCGCTCACCGACACCGCGTACCTCGCGACGGCCACCGGCTTCGCCGACGCCCTCGCGGTCGGCCCCGCGGCCGCCAAGGTCGGCTCGCCGCTGTACCTGAGCGAGCCGAACTGCGTGCCCCTCGACACCCGCAAGGCGCTGCAGAGCCAGAGCCTCGACCGGGTCTTCCTGCTCGGCAGCCGGCTCACCCTCTCGGCCGAGGTGAAGGACCTCCGCACCTGCTGA
- the rocD gene encoding ornithine--oxo-acid transaminase, with translation MSITETDRSAELIAAEEAHAAHNYHPLPVVAATGEGAWITDVDGRRYLDCLAAYSAVNFGHSHPVLLDAARAQLSRVTLTSRAFHNDKLGPFVTALAALAGKDMVLPMNTGAEAVESGIKVARAWGYRVKGVAPGRANIIVAAGNFHGRTTTIISFSDDAEARDGFAPFTPGFRTVPFGDAAALEAAIDEDTVAVLIEPIQGEAGIVVPPADYLPAVREITARRNVLFIADEIQSGLGRTGATFACDLVDVVPDVYLLGKALGGGIVPVSAVVANADVLGVLQPGQHGSTFGGNPLAAAVGLAVVELLATGEYQALARERGAQLHARLTALIGRGVVAVRGAGLWAGIDIDPDLASGRAVCEALMARGVLAKDTHGSTIRLAPPLVVTAAEIDHAVDELEAVLDSLR, from the coding sequence ATGAGCATCACCGAGACCGACCGTTCCGCCGAGCTGATCGCCGCGGAGGAGGCGCACGCCGCGCACAACTACCACCCGCTGCCCGTCGTCGCCGCGACCGGCGAGGGCGCGTGGATCACCGACGTCGACGGCCGCCGCTACCTCGACTGCCTGGCCGCGTACTCCGCCGTCAACTTCGGCCACTCGCACCCGGTGCTGCTGGACGCGGCGCGCGCGCAGCTCTCGCGGGTCACCCTCACCAGCCGCGCTTTCCACAACGACAAGCTCGGCCCGTTCGTGACGGCGCTCGCCGCGCTCGCCGGCAAGGACATGGTCCTGCCGATGAACACGGGCGCCGAGGCGGTCGAGTCGGGCATCAAGGTCGCCCGCGCCTGGGGCTACCGGGTGAAGGGCGTCGCGCCGGGACGCGCGAACATCATCGTCGCGGCCGGCAACTTCCACGGCCGCACCACCACGATCATCTCGTTCAGCGACGACGCGGAGGCGCGCGACGGCTTCGCGCCGTTCACGCCCGGCTTCCGCACGGTGCCGTTCGGCGACGCGGCGGCCCTCGAGGCCGCGATCGACGAGGACACCGTCGCCGTGCTGATCGAGCCGATCCAGGGCGAGGCCGGCATCGTCGTGCCGCCGGCCGACTACCTGCCCGCGGTGCGCGAGATCACCGCACGGCGCAACGTGCTCTTCATCGCCGACGAGATCCAGTCCGGCCTCGGCCGCACCGGCGCGACCTTCGCCTGCGACCTCGTCGACGTCGTCCCGGACGTCTACCTGCTGGGCAAGGCGCTCGGCGGCGGCATCGTGCCCGTCTCGGCGGTCGTCGCGAACGCCGACGTGCTCGGCGTGCTCCAGCCCGGGCAGCACGGCTCGACCTTCGGCGGCAACCCGCTCGCCGCCGCGGTCGGCCTCGCCGTCGTCGAGCTGCTCGCCACCGGCGAGTACCAGGCCCTGGCCCGCGAGCGCGGCGCCCAGCTGCACGCCCGCCTCACCGCGCTGATCGGTCGCGGCGTGGTCGCCGTCCGCGGCGCCGGACTCTGGGCCGGCATCGACATCGACCCCGACCTCGCCTCCGGCCGCGCCGTCTGCGAGGCCCTGATGGCCCGCGGCGTCCTCGCCAAGGACACCCACGGCTCGACCATCCGCCTGGCCCCGCCCCTCGTCGTCACCGCCGCCGAGATCGACCACGCCGTCGACGAGCTGGAGGCCGTGCTCGACTCCCTGCGCTGA
- a CDS encoding cell wall-binding repeat-containing protein, which translates to MPSRRLPRLLPLSLLSAAAVLLTGLGIGPAAAETRDDAVSTPVAASVALEQTALTAADPQEFVRPDGTTGSTTTRLRADGGAWSPSGADDDATVTISGSVVLSNPDGLGDPSDYAFYLRVETLDGTWAAEIEDSRTFSFTLPAGQPYFLRADVGDVAASWAPTWYGDTPVAARATGVSESAAGLVITLPRATSVSGVVSNPQNVPDEDYHVQAWWVEPGTGYLWKLDDDQLYGRRGLQTPWKLGGYDILPVGYYVFRLKSDIGNLGDEYFDGVDRLGDASVVTVPVGGRTGIDFAPTEYLWHVARIAGSDRYATAVETTRAVFSPGLPVLYVASGATWPDALSAGPAAAAQGGALLLTDPDRLPPVVADEIRRLDPARIVVVGSPLTVSDRVLTEIGRLAPTTRIAGKDRYETSRRIVEDAFPAGSFADVFLATGTSFPDALSVAPIAGRRGEPVLLVDGARDLLDEPTAAAIARLSPVRARLLGGIPSISNGIRDDLEGRGIAEDVGRIGGSDRHDTSRLLNSEYPPSELTDTVFLANATGFADALAAGPAAAALGAPLYLSEPGCIPYDTYWTMKGAALDFPVLLGGPQTLSDDVARMRTC; encoded by the coding sequence ATGCCGTCACGCCGCCTCCCGCGCCTGCTCCCCCTCTCGCTCCTCTCCGCCGCCGCGGTGCTGCTCACCGGTCTCGGCATCGGACCGGCCGCCGCCGAGACCCGCGACGACGCGGTCTCGACCCCGGTCGCCGCCTCCGTCGCCCTCGAGCAGACCGCGCTCACCGCGGCGGACCCGCAGGAGTTCGTCCGCCCCGACGGGACGACCGGGAGCACGACGACGCGCCTCCGCGCCGACGGCGGCGCGTGGTCGCCCTCGGGCGCGGACGACGACGCGACCGTGACGATCTCCGGCTCGGTCGTGCTCTCGAACCCCGACGGACTGGGCGACCCGAGCGACTACGCGTTCTACCTCCGCGTCGAGACCCTCGACGGCACCTGGGCAGCGGAGATCGAGGACAGCCGGACGTTCTCCTTCACCCTCCCGGCCGGCCAGCCGTACTTCCTCCGCGCGGACGTCGGCGACGTCGCCGCGAGCTGGGCGCCGACCTGGTACGGCGACACCCCCGTCGCGGCGCGGGCGACCGGAGTGAGCGAGTCCGCCGCCGGCCTCGTCATCACCCTGCCGCGCGCCACGAGCGTCTCCGGCGTCGTCTCGAACCCGCAGAACGTCCCGGACGAGGACTACCACGTCCAGGCCTGGTGGGTGGAGCCGGGAACGGGCTACCTCTGGAAGCTGGACGACGACCAGCTGTACGGGCGCCGCGGACTGCAGACCCCCTGGAAGCTCGGCGGCTACGACATCCTCCCCGTCGGCTACTACGTCTTCCGACTGAAGAGCGACATCGGCAATCTCGGCGACGAGTACTTCGACGGCGTCGACCGCCTCGGCGACGCGTCCGTCGTCACCGTCCCCGTCGGCGGGCGCACCGGCATCGACTTCGCCCCGACCGAGTACCTCTGGCACGTCGCCCGGATCGCCGGCTCCGACCGCTACGCGACCGCCGTCGAGACGACCCGGGCCGTGTTCTCCCCCGGGCTCCCCGTCCTCTACGTCGCGAGCGGAGCGACGTGGCCCGACGCCCTGAGCGCCGGCCCCGCGGCGGCCGCGCAGGGCGGTGCGCTCCTGCTCACCGACCCGGACCGCCTGCCTCCCGTGGTCGCCGACGAGATCCGGCGACTCGACCCCGCCCGCATCGTCGTCGTCGGCAGCCCCCTCACGGTGTCGGATCGGGTCCTCACCGAGATCGGCCGACTCGCGCCGACCACCCGCATCGCCGGGAAGGACCGCTACGAGACCTCCCGCCGCATCGTCGAGGACGCGTTCCCGGCGGGCTCCTTCGCGGACGTCTTCCTCGCCACCGGCACGAGCTTCCCCGACGCCCTGTCCGTCGCGCCGATCGCCGGTCGCCGCGGAGAGCCGGTGCTCCTCGTCGACGGCGCCCGCGACCTCCTCGACGAGCCCACCGCCGCCGCGATCGCCCGGCTCTCGCCGGTGCGCGCGCGGCTGCTCGGCGGGATCCCGTCGATCTCGAACGGCATCCGAGACGACCTCGAGGGCCGGGGCATCGCCGAGGACGTCGGCCGCATCGGCGGGTCGGACCGCCACGACACCAGCCGCCTGCTCAACTCCGAGTACCCGCCCAGCGAGCTCACCGACACGGTCTTCCTGGCGAACGCCACCGGCTTCGCCGACGCCCTGGCCGCCGGGCCGGCGGCGGCCGCCCTCGGCGCTCCGCTGTACCTGAGCGAGCCCGGCTGCATCCCCTACGACACCTACTGGACGATGAAGGGCGCGGCGCTCGACTTCCCGGTGCTGCTCGGCGGTCCGCAGACCCTGTCCGACGACGTGGCTCGGATGCGGACCTGCTGA